In a genomic window of Phyllostomus discolor isolate MPI-MPIP mPhyDis1 chromosome 5, mPhyDis1.pri.v3, whole genome shotgun sequence:
- the LOC114497088 gene encoding short transmembrane mitochondrial protein 1-like isoform X2: MAHWAATTIRTLFTDITLQFLLGFTLDNLVGIYLAQNYDIPNLAKKVEEIKEDLDTKKKPPSS; encoded by the exons ATGGCCCACTGGGCTGCCACCACCATTCGCACCCTCTTCACTGACATCACGCTCCAGTTC CTGCTTGGATTTACTTTGGACAACCTGGTTGGAATATATCTGGCTCAGAATTATGACATACCAAACCTGGCTAAAAAAgttgaagaaattaaggaagacttaGATACCAAGAAGAAGCCCCCTAGTTCATGA
- the LOC114497088 gene encoding short transmembrane mitochondrial protein 1-like isoform X1 translates to MAHWAATTIRTLFTDITLQFLLGFTLDNLVGIYLAQNYDIPNLAKKVEEIKEDLDTKKKPPSS, encoded by the exons ATGGCCCACTGGGCTGCCACCACCATTCGCACCCTCTTCACTGACATCACGCTCCAG TTCCTGCTTGGATTTACTTTGGACAACCTGGTTGGAATATATCTGGCTCAGAATTATGACATACCAAACCTGGCTAAAAAAgttgaagaaattaaggaagacttaGATACCAAGAAGAAGCCCCCTAGTTCATGA